The Paracholeplasma brassicae genome contains a region encoding:
- the surE gene encoding 5'/3'-nucleotidase SurE codes for MNILLVNDDGIREEGLKVLAQALAPLGDLYIVAPEEHQSGQSQSITIYEPLKIKHYGSLYGSKLAISVEGKPADCTRIAIGTLNVPFDLCVSGINSGLNVGSDILYSGTVGAATEAMILGVPAIAISAPKKGLFLAQKTVYEVVKHLIDTRAVTTDYVLNINYPSSKFQQILGVKWTRQGLHHHTAKFEKVDEYTYKTVYELKETEESLDSDVVAFRMGYLSITPLIESRYSEEVVNNLKKQKQLNPTFIYDKIVK; via the coding sequence ATGAATATTCTATTAGTCAATGACGATGGGATTAGAGAAGAAGGTCTAAAGGTGCTTGCACAAGCGCTCGCACCCTTAGGCGATTTATACATAGTTGCACCAGAAGAACACCAATCAGGTCAATCACAAAGCATTACCATTTACGAGCCGCTTAAAATCAAACATTATGGTTCTTTATACGGTTCAAAATTGGCAATATCGGTTGAAGGTAAGCCTGCCGACTGTACAAGAATTGCCATCGGTACGCTAAATGTTCCGTTTGATTTGTGTGTCTCTGGTATTAACAGTGGATTAAATGTGGGTTCAGATATTTTATATTCAGGCACCGTGGGTGCTGCCACAGAAGCGATGATTTTAGGTGTACCTGCGATCGCAATATCCGCACCTAAAAAAGGTCTATTTCTTGCACAAAAAACCGTCTATGAAGTGGTTAAACATTTAATCGATACAAGAGCAGTAACAACGGACTATGTATTAAATATTAACTACCCAAGTTCTAAATTTCAACAAATCTTGGGTGTGAAGTGGACAAGACAAGGTTTACACCATCACACCGCAAAATTTGAAAAAGTTGATGAGTATACATACAAGACGGTATACGAATTAAAAGAAACAGAAGAGTCTTTAGACTCGGATGTCGTAGCCTTTCGAATGGGTTATTTATCAATCACTCCGCTAATCGAATCTAGGTATAGCGAAGAGGTTGTTAATAATCTTAAAAAACAAAAGCAATTGAATCCAACTTTCATTTATGATAAGATAGTTAAGTAG
- a CDS encoding YgjV family protein, whose translation MDNIPPVLVEIFGILAGVLVLISFLMKGEKKIRIINIFGASIFIFYGILLNSVSVTLLNIGLVLVHIVKLAQMRKNKGDL comes from the coding sequence ATGGATAATATACCACCGGTACTAGTAGAAATCTTTGGGATTTTGGCAGGCGTTTTGGTGTTAATCTCATTTTTAATGAAAGGCGAGAAAAAAATACGTATCATTAATATTTTTGGTGCTTCAATTTTCATTTTCTATGGCATTTTATTAAATTCAGTTAGTGTTACCTTATTAAATATTGGATTAGTTTTAGTTCATATTGTAAAATTAGCTCAAATGAGAAAAAATAAAGGAGATTTATAA
- the deoC gene encoding deoxyribose-phosphate aldolase gives MNLSKYIDHTKLGPTVTSYDVQKLCQEAVEHDFMSVCVDPVFVPLAAQQLKGSDVLVCTVVGFPSGMHQSEIKAQEAKLAIKEGAQEIDMVINVGALKEKNYDLVYNDIKLVKEACGNTLLKVIIETCFLTDEEKVIACELAVKANADYVKTSTGFGKGGATVSDIALMRKVVKDALGVKASGGVRSYEDAMAMIEAGASRIGASSGIQIVSKKENNNDSNTSY, from the coding sequence ATGAACCTCAGTAAGTATATTGATCACACAAAACTAGGACCTACAGTGACTAGTTATGACGTTCAAAAGCTTTGTCAAGAAGCAGTCGAACATGATTTTATGAGTGTTTGTGTGGATCCTGTATTTGTTCCACTCGCTGCACAACAACTAAAAGGAAGCGATGTGCTCGTATGTACCGTTGTGGGCTTCCCTTCGGGCATGCACCAAAGCGAAATAAAAGCACAAGAAGCAAAACTAGCGATTAAAGAAGGTGCCCAAGAAATTGATATGGTTATCAATGTCGGTGCATTAAAAGAAAAGAACTACGATCTTGTTTATAACGACATTAAGTTAGTTAAAGAAGCTTGTGGTAATACGCTACTTAAAGTAATCATCGAAACCTGTTTCTTAACGGATGAAGAAAAAGTGATTGCTTGTGAGTTGGCTGTTAAAGCAAACGCCGATTACGTGAAAACCTCAACAGGCTTTGGCAAGGGCGGTGCTACCGTCAGTGACATTGCATTAATGAGAAAAGTCGTCAAAGATGCCTTAGGTGTCAAAGCTTCTGGTGGCGTTAGAAGTTACGAAGACGCGATGGCTATGATTGAAGCAGGTGCTTCAAGAATTGGCGCATCAAGTGGTATACAAATTGTAAGTAAAAAGGAGAATAACAATGATTCCAACACCTCATATTAG
- the deoD gene encoding purine-nucleoside phosphorylase → MPTPHISITDKELVAKTVLMPGDPLRAKMIAETFLEDVVQINTVRNMFGYTGTYKGKKVTVMGSGMGMPSIGIYSYELFKFYDVENIIRVGSCGAYTKDLNLYDVILVDDAYSESSYAKTMGLTSAKTLKANRTLNNRALKAAERLNIPVTTGRIHSSDVFYNLKGSVHEERFEKNGCIAVEMESFALFANAKALGKKATCLLTVSDSLVTHEATTAEERQNSFSRMMEIALEVARKS, encoded by the coding sequence ATTCCAACACCTCATATTAGTATTACAGATAAAGAATTAGTAGCAAAAACAGTTTTAATGCCTGGTGATCCACTACGTGCAAAAATGATTGCTGAAACATTTTTAGAAGATGTTGTTCAAATTAATACCGTACGTAACATGTTTGGTTATACCGGTACATACAAAGGTAAAAAAGTAACTGTCATGGGTTCAGGAATGGGGATGCCATCGATTGGTATTTACTCTTATGAACTATTTAAGTTCTATGACGTAGAAAACATTATTCGTGTGGGTTCTTGCGGGGCTTACACGAAAGATTTAAACTTATACGACGTTATTTTAGTTGATGACGCCTATAGCGAATCAAGTTACGCTAAGACCATGGGCTTGACAAGTGCTAAAACATTAAAAGCAAATCGCACCTTAAACAATCGTGCCTTGAAGGCAGCTGAACGTTTAAACATTCCAGTTACCACAGGACGTATTCATTCATCCGATGTCTTTTATAATTTAAAAGGTTCTGTGCACGAAGAAAGATTCGAAAAAAATGGCTGTATTGCTGTTGAAATGGAATCATTTGCATTATTCGCAAACGCAAAAGCATTAGGTAAGAAAGCAACGTGTTTATTAACGGTCTCTGATTCATTAGTGACACACGAAGCAACAACAGCTGAAGAAAGACAAAACTCATTTTCACGAATGATGGAAATCGCTTTAGAAGTTGCGAGGAAATCATGA
- the yfmF gene encoding EF-P 5-aminopentanol modification-associated protein YfmF, whose amino-acid sequence MILVDQTKKFKTVLITLKFKAKASKETFALRTLLPSMLRAKTNQYKSRSELNLKLEQLYGANLQTQTSKMGVFNIITVQLKITNPAIVKDQSLFEDALSFLNEVIYGHDNFYQKDLDLEKRLLIEEIRAKENDKTRHALSRLTDIMFENELYGYRTSGTKEDVNAVNLKDFKEYYKNEFLVKDELQVILSGDITNEEVLFVKQNFKQAVFTHEDVLDLESKEINEVKSIVEFDQIQQSKLNIGYRSEIRYNDPLYTATVLFNAALGGYVHSRLFLNVREKHSLCYYISSIYDAYKGTHFIYSGVDKNRLELAKQVIDEEVQKMSTILISEKELELSKQALINDLKEAEDSQGARLNRKYNQLLLNVDKTIDEQIQTILAIKPNDLLEVGKRLKKDTVFVLDVENK is encoded by the coding sequence ATGATTTTAGTTGACCAAACTAAAAAATTTAAAACCGTATTAATTACACTAAAGTTTAAAGCAAAGGCTTCGAAAGAAACCTTTGCTTTAAGAACATTATTACCTAGCATGTTGCGTGCGAAAACGAATCAATACAAATCAAGAAGTGAACTAAACTTAAAGTTAGAACAGCTTTATGGCGCCAATTTACAAACACAAACCTCGAAAATGGGTGTTTTTAATATCATCACAGTTCAATTAAAAATCACTAATCCTGCCATCGTTAAAGATCAGTCTTTGTTTGAAGATGCTCTTTCATTTTTAAACGAAGTTATTTATGGGCATGACAATTTTTATCAAAAAGATTTAGACTTAGAAAAACGTTTACTAATTGAGGAAATTAGAGCAAAAGAAAATGACAAAACCAGACACGCTCTTTCTCGATTGACGGACATTATGTTTGAAAATGAATTGTACGGTTACCGCACAAGTGGAACTAAAGAAGATGTCAATGCGGTTAACTTAAAAGACTTTAAAGAATATTATAAAAATGAATTCTTAGTTAAAGACGAATTACAAGTTATTCTATCGGGTGATATCACGAATGAAGAAGTCTTGTTCGTCAAACAAAACTTCAAACAAGCGGTCTTTACTCATGAGGACGTCCTTGATCTTGAATCAAAAGAAATTAATGAAGTAAAATCAATCGTGGAATTTGATCAAATTCAACAATCGAAACTAAATATTGGTTATCGAAGTGAGATTCGATATAACGACCCACTATATACTGCCACGGTGTTATTTAACGCAGCACTTGGCGGGTATGTTCATTCAAGACTATTCTTGAATGTAAGAGAAAAGCACTCGTTATGTTATTATATTTCAAGTATTTATGATGCATACAAAGGCACGCATTTTATTTACTCGGGTGTCGATAAAAACCGTTTAGAACTTGCCAAGCAAGTCATTGATGAAGAAGTTCAAAAAATGTCTACCATTTTAATCTCCGAAAAGGAGCTAGAACTCTCAAAACAAGCACTGATTAACGATTTAAAAGAAGCTGAGGATTCACAAGGCGCAAGATTAAACCGAAAATATAATCAGCTACTGCTTAATGTAGATAAAACCATAGATGAACAAATCCAAACAATTTTAGCAATTAAACCAAACGATTTACTCGAAGTTGGTAAACGCTTAAAGAAAGACACCGTGTTTGTCTTAGATGTGGAGAATAAATAA
- the yfmH gene encoding EF-P 5-aminopentanol modification-associated protein YfmH, whose product MNKLVYPSFNETIFHEVLDNGLSVYLIPKKDYHKVFATFTTNYGSFDQSFVPINKDKKVNQPAGIAHFLEHKMFAMPDKTDAFEKLSSFGVNANAYTSFDRTSYLFSGTKNIEGALNYLLDYVQTPYFTPSSVKKEQGIIAEELKMYQDYPNQRMFYGILKNLYQKHPINTEVGGTVDSIMKITAKKLYQAYETFYHPSNMVLTLVGNFDENEILTVIKENQAKKTYGKASPIVRFMKNEPKGIEKAYDEIEMPVVMPKLSIGVKLDPVSGKQALKDDLAFSILMDMYFSNSTKLYEKLLTQGLINDSFEHTTVQEDGAFMLAIFADTKDVDALSDVLIKQLVNLKRKKHDEQAFTRYKRSMLGSFVMSLNSLESISMGFTRYLANDVIIYDIPEIIESITLEDIDRVAKQINSKRISRYVIKPQKKN is encoded by the coding sequence ATGAATAAATTAGTCTATCCATCCTTTAATGAAACCATTTTTCATGAGGTATTAGATAACGGATTATCCGTTTATCTAATTCCAAAAAAAGATTATCATAAAGTGTTTGCAACATTTACAACCAACTATGGCTCATTTGATCAGTCGTTTGTCCCAATTAATAAAGACAAAAAAGTTAATCAACCGGCGGGTATTGCACACTTTTTAGAACATAAAATGTTTGCGATGCCTGATAAAACAGATGCCTTTGAAAAACTGAGCTCATTTGGTGTGAATGCAAATGCCTATACGTCGTTTGATCGTACGTCTTATCTATTCTCAGGAACGAAGAATATTGAAGGTGCGCTAAATTACTTACTTGACTATGTTCAAACGCCATATTTTACACCAAGTAGTGTAAAAAAAGAACAAGGTATTATTGCAGAAGAGTTAAAAATGTATCAAGATTATCCAAATCAACGTATGTTTTACGGGATACTTAAAAATCTTTATCAAAAACACCCGATAAACACAGAAGTCGGCGGCACCGTCGATTCAATCATGAAGATAACCGCTAAAAAGTTATATCAAGCTTATGAAACGTTTTATCACCCATCAAACATGGTCTTAACACTTGTCGGTAACTTTGATGAAAACGAAATCTTAACGGTGATTAAAGAAAATCAAGCAAAAAAAACGTATGGCAAAGCAAGTCCAATTGTTAGGTTTATGAAAAATGAGCCTAAAGGGATTGAAAAAGCCTATGATGAAATTGAGATGCCTGTGGTGATGCCAAAACTTTCGATTGGTGTCAAACTGGATCCGGTTTCTGGAAAACAAGCGTTAAAAGATGACCTTGCATTTTCAATTTTGATGGACATGTATTTCTCGAATTCAACAAAACTTTATGAGAAGCTTTTAACCCAAGGGTTGATCAATGACAGTTTTGAGCACACAACAGTTCAAGAAGATGGTGCGTTCATGCTGGCCATATTTGCTGACACAAAAGACGTCGATGCATTAAGTGACGTACTAATCAAACAATTAGTAAACTTAAAACGCAAGAAACATGATGAACAAGCGTTTACGCGTTACAAACGAAGTATGTTAGGTTCTTTTGTAATGAGTTTAAACTCCCTTGAATCAATTTCAATGGGATTCACACGTTATCTTGCCAACGACGTAATCATTTATGACATTCCTGAGATTATCGAAAGCATTACACTTGAAGACATTGATCGTGTTGCAAAACAAATCAATTCTAAACGCATATCACGATATGTAATTAAGCCACAAAAAAAGAACTAA
- a CDS encoding single-stranded DNA-binding protein — MFNQVILIGRLTHDPIIKKTDTGKKVTDITIAVARAFKNMDGIYETDFISCTLWQATAEMISEHCKKGSMIAVRGRLQVKKYQVNEERELNMLDFVGEKVTYLSNSQKLKPSCPDETEEDN; from the coding sequence ATGTTTAATCAAGTCATACTTATAGGCCGATTGACCCACGATCCAATTATAAAAAAGACTGACACAGGTAAAAAAGTAACCGACATTACCATAGCGGTTGCTCGAGCATTTAAAAATATGGACGGTATTTACGAAACAGACTTCATTTCTTGCACACTTTGGCAAGCAACGGCAGAAATGATATCTGAACATTGTAAAAAAGGTTCTATGATCGCCGTTAGAGGTCGATTACAAGTTAAAAAGTATCAAGTCAATGAAGAAAGAGAGCTGAACATGCTCGACTTCGTCGGAGAAAAGGTTACGTATTTATCAAATTCACAAAAATTGAAGCCATCATGTCCTGATGAAACGGAAGAAGACAATTAA
- the pepV gene encoding dipeptidase PepV: MSIDFRKEVEKRKEAILKDLTEIIQINSELTTFDEKRVNAPFGEGIDEALTFMLNLGKRDGFNTLNAEHYAGHIEYGNQEEYVGMIGHLDVVPAGSGWSYPPYGAVIADGKMYGRGTEDDKGPTIAAYYAMKILKDLDLPLSKRIKLILGTDEETAWRGVKYYFNQYPEQPVAGFIPDSDFPLTYAEKGILRVVVRGKADDSVLHSFEAGLRDNMVPDQAKAVLNNVELEKKYLEFLEKRNLEGSAVVNDGKLELEINGISAHGSTPQLGVNAAYLLVHFFNEVGISNAFIDAINTYLLDDPVGKKLGVDFVEKEMGSVTINAGVFNFNQGKFEIVLNPRYPHGVDYDAFIDKISRGFESLGAQVEIGKHQKLLYVDPNSEMIQKLMGVYKKYTNDVEAKPMTTGGGTFARAMKNSVAFGPHFPGKPTYIHQKNEYIILEDFFLSIAIYAEALFELAK; the protein is encoded by the coding sequence ATGAGTATAGATTTTAGAAAAGAAGTAGAAAAACGTAAAGAAGCGATATTAAAAGATCTAACCGAGATCATTCAAATTAATTCAGAATTAACTACGTTTGATGAAAAGCGCGTAAATGCACCATTTGGTGAGGGCATTGATGAAGCGTTAACGTTTATGTTGAATTTAGGCAAACGTGATGGGTTTAATACATTAAATGCGGAGCACTACGCGGGGCACATCGAATATGGTAACCAAGAAGAGTATGTAGGCATGATTGGCCATTTAGACGTTGTACCTGCCGGTAGCGGTTGGTCTTACCCACCTTATGGCGCAGTGATTGCTGATGGAAAGATGTATGGTAGAGGCACCGAAGACGATAAAGGTCCAACGATTGCTGCATATTATGCAATGAAGATATTAAAGGATTTGGATTTACCACTATCAAAACGAATTAAATTAATTCTTGGTACGGATGAAGAAACGGCTTGGCGTGGAGTTAAATACTATTTTAACCAATACCCAGAGCAGCCTGTCGCAGGATTTATTCCGGATTCAGATTTTCCATTAACTTACGCTGAAAAAGGCATTTTACGCGTTGTTGTACGTGGTAAAGCAGACGATAGCGTCCTTCATAGTTTTGAGGCTGGGCTTAGAGACAATATGGTCCCTGATCAAGCAAAAGCAGTCCTAAACAATGTTGAACTTGAAAAAAAATACCTTGAGTTCTTAGAAAAACGTAATTTAGAAGGTAGTGCTGTTGTAAATGATGGTAAATTAGAATTAGAAATTAACGGTATATCGGCACACGGATCAACACCACAATTGGGTGTGAATGCGGCTTATTTACTGGTTCATTTTTTTAATGAAGTTGGAATTAGTAATGCCTTTATTGATGCCATCAATACGTATTTATTAGATGACCCAGTCGGAAAAAAACTAGGTGTTGATTTTGTTGAAAAAGAAATGGGTAGTGTCACAATCAATGCGGGTGTATTCAATTTTAATCAAGGAAAGTTTGAAATTGTTTTAAATCCAAGATACCCACATGGTGTCGACTATGACGCATTCATCGATAAAATATCTAGAGGTTTTGAATCGCTTGGGGCGCAAGTAGAAATCGGCAAACATCAAAAATTATTATACGTTGATCCAAACTCTGAGATGATTCAAAAATTAATGGGTGTTTATAAGAAGTACACGAATGATGTTGAGGCAAAACCAATGACTACAGGCGGTGGAACATTCGCAAGAGCAATGAAAAACTCAGTTGCATTTGGTCCGCATTTCCCAGGAAAACCAACGTATATCCATCAAAAAAACGAGTACATTATTCTAGAGGATTTCTTCTTAAGTATTGCAATTTATGCCGAAGCCCTCTTTGAATTAGCAAAATAA
- the thyA gene encoding thymidylate synthase: MKQYLDLCQHVLDFGVDKSDRTGTGTRSVFGYQMRFNLANGFPLLTTKRVYLKAIIHELLWFINGDTNIKYLVDNDVKIWNEWPYELFKKSVDYQNESLDEFVNKIKEDVDFAKKYGELGPVYGKQWRDFFGVDQIKQVIKQIKETPDSRRIIISAWNPSQLDQMALPPCHAFMQFYVVNNKLSLQLYQRSGDIFLGIPFNIASYSLLLMMIAQVCDLEAGEFIHTIGDAHIYHNHFEQIHTQLKREPRSLPKMQLNKSVKSIFDFKFDDFVLTDYNPHKAIKGVVAV; encoded by the coding sequence ATGAAACAGTATTTAGATCTATGTCAACACGTACTAGACTTTGGTGTCGATAAAAGCGATCGCACAGGCACAGGCACACGTAGCGTATTTGGTTATCAAATGCGCTTTAACCTTGCCAATGGGTTTCCGCTTTTAACAACCAAGCGTGTGTATTTAAAAGCAATCATTCATGAGTTGTTGTGGTTTATCAATGGGGATACTAATATCAAATATTTGGTCGATAATGACGTAAAGATTTGGAATGAATGGCCATACGAACTGTTTAAAAAATCGGTCGATTATCAAAATGAATCATTAGATGAATTTGTCAACAAGATAAAAGAAGACGTTGATTTTGCAAAAAAATATGGGGAACTTGGGCCAGTTTATGGCAAACAATGGCGTGATTTTTTTGGTGTGGATCAAATCAAACAAGTCATTAAGCAAATCAAAGAAACGCCAGATTCAAGACGAATTATTATATCCGCTTGGAATCCATCTCAATTAGATCAAATGGCACTACCACCATGTCACGCATTTATGCAATTTTATGTTGTAAACAACAAGTTATCACTTCAACTGTATCAACGTAGCGGCGATATCTTCTTAGGCATACCATTTAATATTGCGTCTTATAGTTTATTATTAATGATGATTGCCCAAGTATGTGACTTAGAAGCCGGTGAATTCATTCACACAATTGGCGATGCGCACATCTATCACAATCATTTTGAACAAATTCATACACAACTAAAAAGAGAACCTAGAAGTCTACCTAAGATGCAATTAAACAAATCGGTAAAATCAATTTTTGATTTTAAATTTGATGATTTTGTATTAACTGATTATAATCCTCATAAAGCGATTAAGGGTGTGGTTGCTGTATGA
- a CDS encoding dihydrofolate reductase yields the protein MISLIWAMDRNWLIGKDNILPWHYKKDLIYFKNHTKGKTVLMGEMTYLSLKGYYKDRPLPFGKIYVASLNNVSFDGCIMVNDLKGFLKETTEDVIVIGGKTVYQIALEYADYLYITWIDKDHEGNVFFPKFDLSMFKVISENQEDELRFTVYERG from the coding sequence ATGATTTCACTCATTTGGGCAATGGACCGTAATTGGCTAATCGGAAAAGACAATATACTGCCTTGGCATTATAAAAAAGACTTGATTTATTTTAAAAATCATACCAAAGGCAAGACCGTGTTAATGGGTGAAATGACTTATCTATCGTTAAAGGGTTATTACAAAGATAGACCACTGCCTTTTGGTAAAATTTACGTGGCTTCTTTAAATAACGTATCATTTGATGGCTGCATTATGGTCAATGACTTAAAAGGCTTTTTGAAAGAAACTACCGAAGATGTGATCGTAATTGGTGGGAAAACCGTTTATCAAATTGCTTTGGAATATGCGGACTATTTATACATCACATGGATAGATAAAGATCACGAAGGCAACGTCTTTTTTCCAAAGTTTGACCTTTCTATGTTTAAAGTGATCAGTGAAAATCAAGAAGACGAACTAAGATTTACGGTATACGAAAGAGGTTAA